The following are encoded in a window of Mustela nigripes isolate SB6536 chromosome 1, MUSNIG.SB6536, whole genome shotgun sequence genomic DNA:
- the PTS gene encoding 6-pyruvoyl tetrahydrobiopterin synthase — translation MSMAGAGEGGHPRARVSRLVSFSATHRLHSKSLSNEENLKLFGKCNNPNGHGHNYKVVVTVHGEIDPVTGMVMNLTDLKEYMEEAIMKPLDHKNLDLDVPYFADVVSTTENVAKYIWENLQKFLPLGVLYKVKVYETDNNIVVYKGE, via the exons ATGAGCATGGCGGGTGCCGGCGAGGGCGGGCACCCACGGGCGCGAGTGTCCCGCCTCGTCTCCTTCAGCGCGACCCACCGACTCCACAG caaATCTCTGAGTAATGAAGAAAATTTGAAGCTGTTTGGGAAATGCAACAATCCAAATGGCCATGGGCACAATTATAAAG TTGTGGTGACAGTGCATGGAGAG ATTGATCCTGTTACAGGAATGGTTATGAATTTGACCGACCTCAAAGAGTATATGGAG GAGGCAATTATGAAGCCCCTCGATCATAAGAATCTGGATCTGGATGTGCCATACTTTGCAGATGTTGTAAG caCGACAGAAAATGTGGCTAAATATATCTGGGAAAACCTCCAGAAATTTCTTCCTCTGGGAGTTCTTTATAAAGTAAAAGTGTATGAAACTGACAATAATATCGTTGTCTATAAAGGAGAATAG